A stretch of the Pseudomonas helvetica genome encodes the following:
- a CDS encoding NfeD family protein, with protein sequence MNTRWWYVVALLLGLSGSAFATDTVVVVVPNPLGVWLMMVGIALLVAEVVLPNYGVVGLGGITMFVIGAVMVSNADVPAPLIIGLGLISALLLIALLFHALKTRPRHIVSGDAGLLGSVTQVTALQGHNTHKGWVHLQGERWQVHCKTPLHSGQRVRVVARKGTLLEVAATDAAPQGE encoded by the coding sequence GTGAACACTCGCTGGTGGTATGTGGTTGCGCTGTTGTTGGGTTTGAGCGGATCGGCTTTCGCGACAGACACGGTTGTGGTGGTCGTCCCCAACCCGCTTGGCGTCTGGCTGATGATGGTGGGTATCGCGCTGCTCGTGGCGGAGGTGGTGCTGCCCAATTACGGTGTGGTCGGGCTGGGCGGCATCACGATGTTCGTGATCGGCGCGGTGATGGTGAGCAATGCCGACGTCCCTGCGCCACTGATCATCGGTCTTGGACTGATCAGCGCCCTGCTGTTGATCGCCCTGCTGTTCCACGCGCTGAAAACCCGACCGCGCCACATTGTCAGTGGCGATGCCGGGCTGCTCGGCAGCGTCACGCAGGTGACCGCGTTGCAGGGTCACAACACGCACAAGGGCTGGGTGCATTTGCAAGGTGAACGCTGGCAGGTGCACTGCAAGACACCCTTGCATTCCGGGCAACGGGTGCGAGTGGTGGCACGCAAGGGAACGCTGCTGGAAGTGGCCGCGACTGACGCGGCGCCGCAAGGAGAATGA
- a CDS encoding aminoacyl-tRNA deacylase, translated as MRMARTVQRSLEEAHCEFDVVSHPHSASSLETARVAGIPAERVAKSVILDDHHGHYLMAVLPASRHLDLTKVRGSGEWQVTRESTLAHLFNDCERGAVPALGESYGLDMVIDPMLTRQKEIYVEAGNHNNLVHLSMDQYLKMVPHAEVCELSQ; from the coding sequence ATGCGTATGGCAAGAACCGTGCAGCGCAGCCTGGAAGAGGCGCACTGCGAATTCGACGTAGTCTCTCACCCACATTCGGCCAGCAGCCTGGAAACCGCCCGGGTCGCGGGCATTCCTGCTGAGCGTGTGGCGAAATCGGTGATCCTCGACGACCACCACGGCCACTACCTGATGGCCGTGTTGCCAGCCAGCCGACATCTGGACCTGACCAAAGTGCGTGGCAGCGGTGAATGGCAAGTCACCCGCGAAAGCACCCTGGCCCACCTGTTCAACGACTGTGAACGCGGCGCCGTTCCGGCCCTGGGCGAATCCTATGGCCTGGACATGGTCATCGACCCGATGCTGACCCGCCAGAAAGAGATCTACGTCGAAGCCGGCAACCACAACAACCTCGTACACTTGAGCATGGACCAGTACCTGAAAATGGTGCCTCATGCCGAGGTATGCGAGTTGAGTCAGTAG
- a CDS encoding DUF2789 domain-containing protein: MESPTHSLPNLFKQLGLPDDAESIDKFIATHSPLKPELHLADAFFWTKSQADFLREDILDDSDWAEVVDQLDVLLRKGRGV, encoded by the coding sequence ATGGAATCACCTACCCACAGCCTCCCCAACCTGTTCAAACAACTCGGCCTGCCCGACGACGCCGAAAGCATCGACAAATTCATCGCCACTCACTCACCACTCAAACCCGAGCTGCACCTGGCCGACGCGTTTTTCTGGACCAAGAGCCAGGCGGACTTCCTGCGCGAAGACATCCTCGACGATTCCGATTGGGCGGAGGTGGTGGATCAACTGGATGTGCTGCTGAGGAAGGGGCGGGGGGTGTAA
- a CDS encoding MarR family winged helix-turn-helix transcriptional regulator: protein MNISSAMVVAARHWRKICQTTLVNYGISEACAVPLLMIGRLGEGVRQVTVAQAAGMESPSLVRLLDQLCQSGYVCRTEDPLDRRAKCLSLTDAGRELVQAVEAELVRLRRVVLEGIDPADLEAALRVIRAFETAEQQLPVTPS from the coding sequence ATGAACATCAGCAGTGCCATGGTGGTGGCCGCGCGGCATTGGCGGAAAATCTGCCAGACCACGCTGGTCAACTACGGCATCTCCGAAGCCTGCGCGGTCCCGTTGCTGATGATCGGGCGGCTGGGCGAGGGCGTGCGGCAGGTGACGGTGGCGCAGGCGGCGGGGATGGAGAGTCCGTCGCTGGTGCGTTTGCTCGACCAGTTGTGCCAGTCCGGGTATGTCTGCCGCACTGAAGATCCCCTTGATCGTCGCGCCAAGTGCCTGAGCCTGACCGATGCTGGCCGTGAGTTGGTGCAAGCGGTGGAAGCCGAGTTGGTGCGCTTGCGCCGTGTGGTGCTTGAAGGCATCGATCCGGCGGATCTGGAGGCGGCGCTGCGGGTGATTCGCGCGTTCGAGACGGCAGAGCAGCAGTTACCGGTGACCCCCTCGTGA
- a CDS encoding FUSC family protein, with protein MNGFFSGIPPARDWFYGVRTFAASMIALYIAMLMQMPRPYWAMATVYIVSSPFVGPTSSKALYRAIGTLTGAAAALLFVPMFVQSPYVLVLVIALWTGTLLFLSMHLRTANNYALMLAGYTLPLISLPVVDNPLAIWDVAEARTEEIFLGIVCAAVVGSMFWPRRLAPVFDGAVSKWFSDAVTYSQRFLTRNVQPDEVSTLRASMVATFNSLELMIGQLPHEGARPQTVRNIKELRGRMIHLLPVVDALDDALYALQRRTPELVDKFAPLLAATVEWLDRTDASVEHWQALRAQLEALQPSAEALDDRKQLLFSNALYRLGEWIDLWQDLRSLQEAIRCESQDNWRAVYRHWRLGRLTPFLDRGLMLYSAASTVLAIIVASVLWILLGWTDGGSAVILAAVACSFFAAMDDPAPQIYRFFFWTAMSVLFASLYLFLILPNLHDFPMLVLAFAVPFICVGTLTVQPRFYLGMLLTIVNTSSFISIQGAYDADFLSFANSNLAGPMGLLFAFIWTLVARPFGSELAAKRLTRFSWRDIVGMTEPANLAEHRHLGVQMLDRLMQHLPRLAMTGQDTGVALREVRVALNLLDLLAYAPRVQGGPNVLLRQVVAEVGEYFKACLKAGERLPAPAPLLMTLDRTRRALNGQGLQGDGETRLHLLHALAGLRLALLPGVEFIGGNETDEPFPQGIDGAPL; from the coding sequence GTGAACGGATTTTTTAGCGGCATACCGCCGGCCCGCGACTGGTTTTACGGCGTGCGTACCTTCGCCGCGTCGATGATCGCGCTGTACATCGCCATGCTCATGCAAATGCCGCGTCCGTATTGGGCGATGGCCACGGTGTACATCGTTTCCAGCCCGTTCGTCGGGCCGACCAGTTCCAAGGCCCTGTACCGTGCCATCGGCACCTTGACCGGGGCAGCAGCGGCGTTGCTGTTTGTGCCGATGTTCGTCCAGAGCCCGTATGTGCTGGTGCTGGTCATCGCGCTGTGGACCGGCACCCTGTTGTTTCTGTCGATGCATCTGCGCACCGCCAATAACTACGCGCTGATGCTCGCCGGTTACACCTTGCCGCTGATTTCCCTGCCAGTGGTGGATAACCCGTTGGCGATATGGGATGTGGCAGAGGCGCGGACTGAAGAGATCTTCCTCGGCATCGTCTGCGCAGCGGTGGTCGGCAGTATGTTCTGGCCCCGACGGCTGGCGCCGGTGTTCGATGGTGCGGTGAGCAAGTGGTTCAGCGACGCGGTGACCTACAGCCAGCGCTTCCTGACCCGCAACGTGCAACCCGACGAAGTCAGCACCTTGCGCGCCTCAATGGTGGCCACGTTCAACTCCCTGGAATTGATGATCGGCCAGTTGCCCCACGAAGGTGCGCGGCCGCAAACCGTGCGCAACATCAAAGAACTGCGCGGGCGGATGATTCACCTGCTGCCGGTGGTGGATGCGCTGGACGATGCGCTGTATGCCTTGCAGCGGCGCACGCCCGAGCTTGTGGACAAGTTCGCGCCGCTGCTGGCCGCGACCGTTGAATGGCTCGACCGCACAGACGCTTCGGTCGAGCACTGGCAAGCCCTGCGCGCTCAACTTGAAGCCCTGCAACCGAGTGCCGAAGCGCTGGATGATCGCAAGCAATTGCTGTTTTCCAACGCGCTGTATCGCCTCGGTGAATGGATCGATTTGTGGCAGGACCTGCGCAGCCTGCAAGAGGCGATTCGCTGCGAAAGCCAGGACAACTGGCGTGCGGTCTACCGTCATTGGCGGCTGGGCCGGCTGACACCGTTTCTCGACCGTGGGCTGATGCTCTATTCGGCGGCGTCGACGGTGCTGGCGATCATCGTCGCCTCGGTGCTGTGGATTCTGCTCGGCTGGACCGATGGCGGCAGCGCGGTGATTCTGGCGGCGGTGGCGTGCAGCTTTTTCGCCGCGATGGACGACCCGGCACCGCAGATTTACCGGTTCTTTTTCTGGACCGCGATGTCGGTGCTGTTCGCCAGCCTCTACCTGTTTTTGATCCTGCCGAACCTGCATGACTTTCCGATGCTGGTGCTGGCGTTTGCCGTACCGTTTATCTGCGTCGGCACCCTGACCGTACAGCCGCGTTTCTACCTCGGCATGCTGCTGACCATCGTCAACACCTCGTCGTTTATCAGCATCCAGGGCGCCTACGACGCGGACTTTTTGAGCTTCGCGAACTCCAACCTGGCCGGGCCCATGGGCTTGTTGTTTGCCTTTATCTGGACTCTCGTAGCGCGGCCCTTCGGTTCGGAGCTGGCGGCCAAGCGCCTGACCCGTTTCAGCTGGCGCGACATCGTCGGCATGACCGAGCCGGCGAACCTCGCTGAACACCGTCACTTGGGTGTGCAGATGCTCGATCGGCTGATGCAGCATTTGCCGCGCCTGGCGATGACCGGTCAGGACACCGGCGTGGCGTTGCGCGAAGTGCGCGTGGCGCTGAACCTGCTGGACTTGCTGGCGTACGCGCCACGGGTGCAAGGGGGACCGAACGTCTTGCTGCGGCAGGTGGTGGCCGAGGTCGGCGAGTACTTCAAGGCCTGTCTCAAGGCTGGCGAACGCTTGCCAGCGCCAGCGCCGTTGCTGATGACCCTGGATCGCACCCGGCGCGCACTCAATGGCCAAGGCCTGCAGGGTGACGGCGAAACCCGTCTGCACCTGCTGCATGCCCTCGCCGGTCTGCGTCTGGCGCTGTTGCCGGGCGTGGAGTTCATCGGCGGCAACGAGACCGATGAACCGTTTCCCCAAGGTATCGATGGAGCGCCTTTATGA
- a CDS encoding DUF1656 domain-containing protein, producing the protein MIGDLDISGVFLPTLLVLMGITYALYLVVHGLLTRLHFYRLVWHRALFNVGLYALLLGAVDSLSRYLMT; encoded by the coding sequence ATGATCGGTGATCTGGACATCAGCGGGGTGTTCCTGCCCACGTTGCTGGTGCTGATGGGTATTACGTATGCGCTGTACCTGGTGGTGCACGGGTTGCTGACACGCCTGCACTTTTATCGTCTGGTCTGGCACCGGGCATTGTTCAACGTTGGTCTTTACGCCTTGCTGCTCGGCGCCGTGGACTCACTCAGTCGATACCTGATGACATGA
- a CDS encoding HlyD family secretion protein, with translation MKKPILTLGRVVLTLLVVTFAVVVVWRMVMYYMFAPWTRDGHIRADIVQIAPDVSGLIQQVEVRDNQPVKRGQVLFSIDQDRFKLALRQAKATVADRQETLAQAQREAKRNRGLGNLVPGEQLEESQSRVARAEVALSEAQVSVDSAQLNLDRSVIRSPVDGYVNDRAPRTQEFVTAGRPVLSVVDSNSFHIDGYFEETKLDGIHVGQGVDIRVIGDRARLRGHVESIVAGIEDRDRSSGSNLLPNVNPAFSWVRLAQRIPVRIAFDDVPADFRMIAGRTATVSIIGDKPEQEPEQ, from the coding sequence ATGAAAAAACCTATTTTGACCCTTGGCCGTGTGGTGTTGACCCTGTTGGTGGTGACCTTTGCGGTCGTCGTGGTCTGGCGCATGGTGATGTATTACATGTTCGCTCCGTGGACCCGTGACGGGCACATTCGTGCGGATATCGTGCAGATCGCCCCGGACGTTTCCGGGTTGATCCAGCAAGTGGAAGTGCGTGATAACCAACCGGTGAAGCGCGGCCAGGTGCTGTTCAGCATCGACCAGGACCGTTTCAAACTGGCGCTGCGCCAGGCCAAGGCCACGGTCGCCGACCGCCAGGAAACCCTGGCCCAGGCGCAACGTGAAGCCAAGCGCAACCGTGGCCTGGGCAATCTGGTGCCGGGCGAGCAACTGGAAGAAAGCCAGTCCCGTGTGGCCCGCGCCGAGGTGGCGTTGTCCGAGGCCCAGGTGTCGGTGGACAGCGCCCAGCTCAACCTCGACCGCTCGGTAATCCGCAGTCCGGTGGACGGTTACGTCAACGACCGCGCACCGCGTACTCAGGAGTTCGTTACCGCCGGCCGTCCGGTGTTGTCGGTGGTGGACAGCAACTCCTTCCACATTGACGGCTATTTCGAAGAAACCAAACTCGACGGCATTCATGTCGGCCAAGGTGTCGATATCCGCGTGATCGGCGACCGTGCGCGATTGCGCGGGCATGTCGAAAGCATCGTCGCCGGTATCGAAGACCGTGATCGCAGCAGCGGTTCGAACCTGCTGCCCAACGTTAACCCGGCGTTCAGCTGGGTGCGGTTGGCGCAGCGGATTCCAGTGCGGATTGCCTTCGATGACGTGCCGGCAGATTTCCGCATGATTGCCGGGCGTACTGCGACCGTATCGATCATCGGCGACAAGCCTGAGCAGGAGCCGGAGCAATGA
- a CDS encoding efflux transporter outer membrane subunit: MKAAACLATAGLGLLLSACQVVGPDYHLPIDAAVHREDFQGDLTAHGKNVVSAPVPGDWWRLYQDPRLDELVRQAMATNTDLRVAAANLSRARARVEQAESAGGWSGGVKVGAQRLQESGEAFLLPEKIPVTNVGDIGITTSYQFDLFGTLQRGIEAAKASADATQAAADTARITLVADVVRAYTQVCAANEEREIAEHSLDLQGQSTALIQRLRDAGRGDETQVTRSQTQFKSLRADMPRYEAARQAGLFRLSMLLAKPVDQLPAGTSSCHELPKIAQLLPVGDGATLLKRRPDVRQAERQLAAATADIGVATGALYPDISIGATVGTVGILDHLGQPQTNRWGFGPLLTWTVPSNGSRARVREAEAATQGALAHFDGVVLNAIRETQTGLAQYSALLQRRDALVDAEQSAQQAADQTHRFFQAGRASFLADLQATRTYTDVRAQVAAANTQVAMSQIDLFLALGGGWESGRTQGSEPTKP; the protein is encoded by the coding sequence ATGAAAGCGGCCGCCTGTTTAGCGACGGCCGGTCTCGGCTTGCTGCTGTCGGCCTGTCAGGTGGTGGGCCCGGATTACCATTTGCCCATCGATGCGGCGGTGCACCGCGAGGACTTTCAGGGCGATCTGACTGCGCACGGAAAAAACGTGGTCTCGGCGCCGGTGCCGGGCGACTGGTGGCGGCTGTACCAGGACCCGCGTCTGGATGAGCTGGTGCGCCAGGCCATGGCCACCAATACCGATTTGCGAGTGGCAGCAGCCAACCTGTCGCGCGCTCGTGCCCGGGTCGAACAAGCCGAGTCGGCGGGCGGCTGGAGCGGTGGCGTGAAGGTCGGCGCCCAGCGTTTGCAGGAATCCGGCGAGGCGTTCTTACTGCCGGAAAAGATCCCGGTGACCAATGTCGGTGATATCGGCATCACCACGTCCTATCAGTTCGATCTGTTTGGCACCTTGCAGCGCGGGATCGAAGCGGCGAAAGCCAGCGCTGACGCAACGCAAGCTGCAGCCGATACGGCGCGAATTACCTTGGTCGCCGATGTGGTGCGTGCGTATACCCAGGTCTGCGCGGCCAACGAAGAGCGTGAAATCGCCGAGCACTCACTGGACCTGCAAGGCCAGAGCACCGCGCTGATTCAGCGCCTGCGCGATGCCGGGCGCGGCGACGAAACCCAGGTCACCCGTTCGCAAACCCAGTTCAAATCCTTGCGCGCCGATATGCCGCGCTATGAAGCCGCCCGTCAGGCCGGGCTGTTCCGTTTGTCGATGTTGTTGGCCAAACCGGTGGATCAATTACCCGCCGGGACCAGCAGTTGTCACGAGCTACCAAAGATTGCGCAATTGTTGCCGGTCGGTGACGGCGCCACGCTGCTTAAACGGCGGCCGGATGTGCGCCAGGCCGAACGTCAGCTGGCGGCCGCGACGGCGGACATCGGGGTTGCTACCGGTGCGCTTTACCCGGACATCAGCATTGGGGCGACCGTGGGTACCGTGGGTATTCTCGATCACCTTGGCCAACCGCAAACCAATCGCTGGGGTTTCGGCCCGTTGTTGACCTGGACAGTGCCATCCAACGGCTCCCGGGCACGGGTGCGTGAGGCTGAGGCGGCGACCCAAGGCGCGCTGGCGCACTTTGACGGGGTGGTGTTGAACGCGATCCGCGAAACCCAGACCGGTCTGGCGCAGTATTCCGCGCTGTTGCAGCGCCGCGATGCCCTGGTGGATGCCGAGCAGTCGGCGCAACAGGCGGCGGACCAGACGCACCGCTTCTTCCAGGCTGGCCGGGCGTCGTTCCTTGCCGATTTGCAGGCGACCCGCACCTACACCGACGTGCGTGCGCAGGTGGCAGCTGCCAATACCCAGGTTGCCATGAGCCAGATCGATTTGTTCCTGGCGCTGGGCGGCGGTTGGGAAAGCGGACGAACGCAAGGTTCAGAGCCAACGAAACCCTGA